The genomic window GTGCCGTTGATGAAGGAGACACCGGCGTCCTCGGCCTTGACCGAGGAGACGTCCGAGGAGATGTAGCCCTTGTCGACGTACTCCTTGAGCGTCTCGGTCGCGGCGGTGAGCTCCGGTCCCTGCCAGTCGACGGGGTTCTCGTAGAGCTGGTAGTCGTTGACGAACTGGCGATCCGCCTGCGCCAGCGCGAGCTGGTACCAGAGCTGCCCGAGCGGGTACTCGGCGCCCGCCTCGGCGAGCGGGGTGATCCCCTGCGCGACGAACGCGTCGAGGACATCGACGAACTCGTCGTAGGTGGTCGGGATCTCGAGCCCCGCCTCGGCGAACGCGTCCTCGTTGTAGTAGACCCCGACGAATTCGCCGTAGTTCGGGATGCCGTACCAGGTGTCGCCGCCCATGACACCGTCTTCGGAGTACTTCGCGGTCGTCTGCAGCGACGGGGCGAGCTTGTCCGCCCAGCCATACTCGTCGACGGCGTCGGAGATGTCGGCGATGAGTCCGGTCGAAGCCAGGAAGCCCGCGGTCGCGTTGCCCTTGTTGAACTCCATGAGGTCGGGCGCGGCATCCGAGTCCAGCACCTGGCTCGCGGTCTTCTGGATCTGCTCGAAGGACTTCTGCTCGAACTCGACGGTCGCTCCCGTCTCCTCCTCGAAGACCGCGATGGCCTCGTTCCAGGCCTTGGCCATGGCACTGTCCTCGCCCTCGTAGTGCCAGAGCTTCAGGGTGTCGCCGTCGCCTCCGTCGGACGAGCCGCCCGCGCAGGCGGAGAGGGCGAGTGCTCCGATCGTCAGGGCGCCGACGGCGGCGAGGCCGCGTCGGCCGTTCGTGCGTGTGAATCGTGCCATCGGTGGCATTCCTTTCTCAGTGACCAGCGTTGGTCGAAGGGGGGTGGGATTCAGTTGTCGAAGCGCTTCGATAACGGGCACGAAGCGAGGATCGGATGCCGCGGCGCTCAGTCCGCCGCGACTCCCGACGATGGCGAGCCCGGCGGCGGGGCGATCGACCCGACCGGGTTGTAGGCGGGAGGGATGAGCCGGAGCCCCGGCTCGGGACGGTCGGCGCCCAGGCACTGAAGGGCAAGGTCGACCGCGAGGTCGCACGAGGCCTCGGGGATCAGCGGGATGGAGTCGACCGCGATCGCCAGCGTCGTCGTGTCGAACGAGGCGCCGACCGAGATGACGGAGACGTCCTCGGGCACGCGGAGGCCGCGCGAGTCCACTTCGGCGAGGACAGCGGCGTGGGCCTCGTCGGCGCAGTGCAGGATGAGGGCCGTGGCACCGTCGTCGAGCAGCCGGCCCGCGGTGCGGCGGGCCGCCGCCCGCTCGGCGCGCTTCCCACCCGACGTCCCATACGCGACGTCGACGCCGCGCTCGGCGCCGCGGGCGAGGACGCTCGCGCGCACCCTCGGCGGGAAGTTCGACTTCAGGTACGCGGTCTCGGCCTGGCCCACCAGCCCGATCGACACATGCCCGGCCTCGACCAGCAGATCGACGGCTCGCGCTGCGGCGGCTTCGAAGTCGAGGTCCACGCAGATCAGCCCGTCGTGGTCGTCGGGGATGCCGATGAAGACCGTCGGGGTGGCGATCTGGCGGGCGAGCGCCACACGGGCGTCGTCGGGTGCGACATCGAGGACGAGGATCGCGTCGACGAGTCCGTTCGCGGCCACGCGGCTCATGCCGGCCTGCGCCTGCTCGTCCGTCAGGAGCAGGATGTCGTAGTCGTTGCGGCGGGCGGCGACGGCGGTCGCGAGCACGAAGGCCATATGCGTCGGGGCGTGCGTGTCCTTCCGCAGCGGCTCGGTCAGCGCGAAGATCTGCGTGCGTGAGCCGGCGAGCATGCGGGCGCCGGCGTTCGGGCTGTAGCCGAGCTCGAGCACGGCGGCCTCGATGCGGCGGCGCGTGTCGGGAGCGACGGGTCGCTTTCCGCTCAATGCGTACGACACCGTGCTGATCGACACGCCGGCGGCCTCTGCCACCTCGGTGATGTTCGCCACGTCGACCTCGTCGTCTGTCGGAAGTTCTGCTGCGAAGCGCTTCGCGGAAACGCTTCGATACGAATGTTATGCAGACTTCGGATCGATGCGCAAGGCATTTGTGGAATTTGGCAACATATCTCTCGAGCCTCCTCCCCTGGCCGATTGAGCAAAGTGTCACATTTCGTCATGATCGGGATGCCCCGGGCGGGCGATTTGACGCATGCCGACGCACTCCGTCATAATCGGCCTCATGACTGACAACGCACGCTCACTGTCCGCCTGGGAGGCGAACGGAGCTGCCGGCATGATGATGGCCGGCCGCGTTGCCATGTGTTGTCGAATGTGCCACTAGCACGGTGACCCCCGCCGGACCCGCACGCCGCTTCTGAACAACGGCCCAGCGAGTCCCCCGAAGCACCGGTTTCGTGCGTCGATCACGCGCACCCGGATGCCTCGCACATCGCCCGAAGACGGGCACAGCCCTCACCGGGCATCAGCACATCCGAACCCTTTTCGCGCCGCATCCAGGCCGGGTTCCCTCCCGCAAGGACCATCATCATGTCGACCACCGCCCTTCTCGAACGACCCACCGTCGCCGCTCCCGATGGCGCGACGCCCCAAACCCCCGGTTCGCTGGCGCGCACCCCCGCCCGCCACCTGCGCGCGGTGACCAGCCCCATCACGACGATCGACGCGCCTGAGTCTCCGGTCGCGGAGGCCCCGGCCACCCCGGCCGCCCCGGCCCCGCGCAACCTCCCGCCGGGAACCGCCCCGCGCGGCTTCGCCCTGTACGTCGGGATCGACGAGGCGAAGGCCGCGGCATCCGGTGTCTCGCTGGGCGTGCTCGTCGAAGCCCTCCGTCGCACGCTGGGCGAACTCGCCCCCGACGCCGAGACGTACGCGACGGTCGCACTCGCCCCCGTCGGCTCGGGCGGCCGCGATGTCGACGTCGTGCGTCTCGCGCTGCACGAGCCCTCCGCGATCTCCCGCACGAAGCAGGACGAGCCCGAGGACGAGGACCGCGCGGCCGGCGGCGTCGTCGTCGACATCTCTCGCAAGCGCGTGCTCATCGACGGCGACTCGGCCGCGTTCACGTTCAAGGAGTTCGAGCTGCTGCAGTACCTCGTCCTGCGCGAGGGCCGCACGATCGAGCGCACCGAGCTCGTGAACTCGCTGTGGCAGGGCGCGACGGAGGACGAGGCTCCGGGTGAGCGCACGATCGACGTCCACGTGCGTCGTCTGCGCGCCAAGCTCGGCCGCTACGAGGACATCGTGCGCACCGTCCGCGGCGTCGGCTACCGCTTCGACCGTCACGCAGACGTCGTCATCCGCTACGGCCACGGCACGCCCTCGCCGGACCGCTTCTGATCTCACAGCTGACCCGGCACCGCGCGCTCCGCACCTGAACCGCGCGCGCTCCACGGTCACACGCGGCGGACCGCCGGGTTGCGGATCCGCGGAACACGACTGCGGAGCTTCCTGAGGAGCCTGAGTGCCGACGGGCGAGCGGATGTCGCGCCCACGACGTATCGTGAGCGCATGACGTCGATCGCGCCCGGGCCGCTGCGCTCGGGGGTGCGCGATCCGCGGCCCGCCCCCGACAGGCCGCTCGAGACCGAGTATCGGCCGCGGCATCCCCTCGATCTGCATCGCAGCGTGCTGTTCTTCCGTCGCGGCGCGGGCGACCCGACGATGGTCGTGTCGGGCTCCGTCATCTGGCGGGCCAGCCGCACCCCCGAGGGCATTGCGACCCTGGCGATCCGCGAGACGCGTCCCGGCGTGGTGCGCGGCGCCGCCTGGGGTCCCGGTCGGGAGTGGGCGATCGCGCAGCTGCCGGCGCTGTGCGGTGCCGACGACGATCCCTCAGCCTTCGACGGGTCGAGGCATCCGCTGATCGAAGAGGCCCACCGCCGCAACCCCGGACTTCGCATGGGGCGCACCGGGCTGGTGTTCGATGCCCTGGCGTGCGCCGTCTTCGAGCAGAAGGTCACCGGCATGCAGGCGTTCGCGGCCTGGCGCCGCATCGTCACATGGTGCGGAGAGCGCGCGCCCGGGCCGACCCCGCGGCCGATGTTCGCCCCGCCCACCGTCGACGGCTGGCGTCACGTGCCCTCGTGGGCCTGGCACCGGGCGGGTCTCGAACCGCCTCAGTCGAAGACCATCGTGCGGTCCGCCCGCCGCGGCGACGCGCTGGTGCGGGCCGTGCTCGCCGCCGAAGACGGCGAGGCGGTCGACCGCGTGCTCGTCAGCCAGCCCGGCATCGGCCCGTGGACGTCGGCGGAGACCCGCATCCGCGCCCTCGGCGATCCCGACGCGGTGAGCGTCGGCGACTTCCACCTCGCGTACGAAGTCGGCTACGCGCTGACCGGTGAGCGGGTCGACGACGACGGGATGCTGCGCCTCCTCGCCCCGTGGGCGGGTCAGCGTCAGCGCGTCATCCGCCTGCTGTACGCGAGCGGCGTCAGCGAGCCGCGTCGCGCCCCGCGCCTGCACCCCGAAGACCACCGCGACCGCTGAGCGGCGCGGAGTGCCGCGGCCCCTCCGGGAGGCGGGACCGCGGCATCCGTTCAGTCGCCCTTCACGTTGACGAGCTGACGCAGGGTGTGCCGGATCGTCACGAGGTCGGCCGCGTCGGCCATGACCTGGTCGATCGGCTTGTACGCCTGCGGGATCTCGTCGATGAAGGCATCCGTGTCGCGGAACTCGATGCCTGCCATCGCCTCTCGCAGCTGTGCGTGGGTGAAGGTCCGCCGTGCGGCCGACCGCGAGTACTCGCGGCCCGCGCCGTGCGGCGACGAGTTGAGCGACAGCGGGTTGCCGAGCCCGTCGACGACGTACGAGGCCGTGCCCATCGACCCGGGGATCAGACCGGGACGGCCGGCGTCCGCCTGGATCGCGCCCTTGCGCGACACCCACACCTGCTTGCCGAAGTGCCTCTCGGACTCGGTGAAGTTGTGGTGGCAGTTGATCCGCTCGTGCTCGACGACCGGCTCGCCCATCACCTCCGAGAGCTGCCGCGCGACCCGGTCCATCATCTCCTCCCGGTTGAGCAGCGCGAAGTGCTGCGCCCACCGGAGCTCGCGGATGTACCGGGTGAACTCGGGCGTGCCCTCGACGAGGTACGCGAGATCGGGATCGGGGAGCTCGATCCACCACTGCTTCGCCAGCCGCTGCGCGACCGCGATGTGGTGCGTGGCGATCTTGTTGCCGACGCCCCGCGATCCGGAATGGAGGAACATCCACACCCGGTCGAGCTCGTCGACCGACACCTCGATGAAGTGGTTCCCCGAGCCGAGCGACCCCAGCTGCAGCCGCCAGTGCCCCGCATACGCCGACGGGTCGAAGCCCGCCTTCTCGGCCAGCATCTCGAGCTCGGCCACGCGCGGCTCCGCCGTCGCGACGACCTTGCGGTTCGCGTGGCCCGCCGACAGCGGGATGGCGCGCTCGATCTGCTCCCGGAGGAGGCCGAGGTCGCGCGAGACCAGCTGGTCCCGCGTGAACTGGGTTCGGACGGCGATCATGCCGCACCCGATGTCGACGCCGACGGCGGCGGGCATGATCGCACCGAGGGTCGGGATGACCGACCCCACGGTGGCGCCCTTCCCGAGGTGCGCATCGGGCATGAGCGCGAGATGCGGGTGGATGAACGGCATGCGTGCCGAGGTGCGCGCCTGCTCGACGGTCTTCTCGTCGAGCAGGCTCGCCCACGACAGCAGCCGGGTGGAGAGCCTCTCCATGTTCCTTTTCCTTGTTCGGGCCCGAAGGACGGGCGTGAGAGCGGTGGGCTCACGGCCCGGTGCCCTCCTGAAAAGGAGAACGCCCCGGACCTGTGCGGTGCGGGGCGTGGAAGAGCGGATGCTGCTACACGGCTCGCGCCGGAGGGGACGACTCGTGACGGTCGCTGGGCTTCTGACCCAGGACCGGCTCGAAACGGAGTGTGCGCTGCGCGTTCATCCGTCGTCCTCTCGGCTCACCTGTGGTGCCGTGCCGACCGGCACGGACTCGCCAACTTAGTGGACGGAGCGCTGTCGGGTCAAGCGATCGAAAGCGAGCCTGGCGCGATCCCCGACCGCAGGCCAGGATGGGGCGATGATCGAGACACTGCAGGGGCTGCCCGACGGCGTGCTCGGGTTCCGAGCCGTCGGGGCGGTCGAGGCATCCGACTACGAGGCCGTCCTGGATCCGGCGATCGACGCCGCGATCGACGCCGGAGCGAAGGTGAACCTCGTGTTCGTCCTCGGCGAGGAGTTCGAGGGCTATTCGCTCGGCGCCCTGTGGCAAGACGCGAAGCTCGAAGGAAAGCCCGCGCACGCCTGGGGGCGCATCGCGCTGGTGACCGACCACACCGTCATCGGGGAGATCATCCACGGCATCGCCTTCCTCTTCCCCTGCGAGCTGCGGATCTTCGCGGTGTCGGCGCTGGACGATGCGATCGCGTGGGCAGGAGAGGGCCCCAAGACGCCCTGACCCGGAGCCCCGACGGACCCTTGTGGATGTCGGAGGCCCCGACGACACTGGGTCTCGCCACGCGGCCGGACGCGGCATCCCTCCCCCACCCTCGCTAAGGAGTGCGACATGCCCAGCCTCAACCCCTACCTCTCGTTCAAGAACGAGGCTCGCGACGCGATGACCTTCTACCAGGGCGTCTTCGGCGGCGACCTCGACATCTCGACGTTCGGCCAGTACGAGGGCATGGTGCAGGATCCCGCCGAGAACGACCTCGTCATGCACGCGCAGCTGACCAGTCCCGACGGCTTCGTGCTGATGGCCGCCGACACCCCGACCGGCATGGAGTATACGAAGCCGGCGGGCATCTCGGTCTCCGTCAGCGGAGACGACGAGTCCTCGCTGCAGGGCTTCTGGGACAAGCTCGCCGACGGCGGCACGGTCGTCATGCCGTTCGACACCCCGCCATGGGGCGGCCGGTTCGGCATGCTGACCGACCGATTCGGCATCGACTGGATGGTCGCGCTCAACGCCGAGCAGCCATAGGCGACTCCGGCGCGGACGAGGCGATCGGCAAGCGGGCCGCCGGGTCGCTCCGACCTCTAGGCTGTTGCCCATGACCACACCTCGCAAGCGCTGGACGCGCGGCCACTCCGGCTGGGCGTTCGGCACCGCGCTGATCTTCGCGCTCGGCATCATCTTCGGCATGATCTGGGGGCAGCTCCTCGTCGGCCTGTTCCTCGCCTTCGCGGTGTCGATCGGATGGCTCATCGCGTACGAGTCGTGGCGGGGCCGCAACGTCGGCCTCGAGAACCGCGACGACAACGGCGCGCAGCTGTAGCGGCATCCCTATCGCTCCGGCGACGCGCGCCGTATCGTGTGCGCCAGGAGGTGATCCGAATGCGTGCCACTGTCGGCGACCGCGTGATCATCCACGGACGCATCGTCGGGGCGACCGAACGCGCCGGCGAGGTCGTAGAGATCCGCGGCAGTGAAGAGATCCCGCTGCTCGTCGTGCGCTTCGACGACGGGCACGAGGCGATTCTGCAGCCCGGAAGCGACTGCGAGATCCGCCACGAGACCTGACCGGTCCGCGACGAGAAAGCGCAGGTCTCGTCGCACGCGCGCATACTCCTTGCCGAAGACCCGCGCCTTCGGCAAGGGATCAGCGCCTTCGTGAGGCCTGACTAGCCGAGCAGCTCGGGGCGCGTCGGCTCCTCGCCGAGCACGTGCTCGGCGAGGAACGCGAAGACCGTCTGGTACCAGATGACGGCATGCTGGGGCTTGAGGATCCAGTGGTTCTCGTCGGGGAAGTACAGGAATCGGTGGGGCATGCGACCGTCGTCGTCGGCGTGGTGCTCGGCGAGCTCCGACCACAGCCGAAGACCCTCGCCGATGGGCACGCGAAAATCCTTGTCGCCGTGCACGACGAGGAGAGGCGTGCGGATGTCGCGCACGAACCGGTGCGGAGAGTTCTCCGCCATCGCCTCGAGGGTGAAGATCTCCTGCCAGTACACCGACAGATCGGTCGTGCCGGCGAACTGGTCGAGCGCCCACAGGCTCGCGTGCGTGACGATCGCCCGGAACCGGTCGGTGTGCCCGGCGACCCAGTTCGCCATATATCCGCCGAACGAGCCGCCCATGGCGGCGGTGCGCGTCTCGTCGATGTCGGCGCGGGCCTCGACGGCATCCGTGATCGCGAGCAGGTCGGTGTATGGCGCCGCTCCCCACGCGTTCCAGCCGCGCGCGATGAACTCCAGGCCGTATCCGGTGGACAGCGCCGGGTCGGGCAGGAGCACCGCGTAGCCGCGCGCCACCGCGAGCAGCGGCGCCCAGCGCCAGCTCCACGCGTTCCAGCTGCTCAGCGGGCCGCCGTGGATCCACAGGAGCAGCGGGGCCGGAGCATCCGCCGACGCGCTCTCCGGCAGCAGCAGCCAGCCGCGCACGCGCGCGCCGTCCTCGGCGGTGGTCTCGACCTCGGTGATCGAACCCGCCGCCGTCGGCGCAGGGGCCGGTGTCGCGATCGGGGTCGTCGCGCCGTCGCGGGCGATCCGCACCGGGTGCGAGGGCACGACCCACGACGAGCGCAGCGCGACGAGGTCGCCGGTGCTGCGGTCGACCGAGACGTGCGTGTAGGTGAAGTCGTCGGCCGTGACGCGCTCCGGGGCTCCGCCGTCGAGCGGCAGCCGGAACACCGGGCCTCGGCCGTCGTCGTCGGCGGTCGCCACGATCGCGGCGTCGTCGGCGTCCCATGCGAGGCTCGTCGCCCAGCGATCCCATTCCGCTGCCACGCGGCGCGGGCGGGCGCCATCGAGGTCGGCGAGCCACACCTCGACGTCGGCCGGTCCGGCGGGAGTGGCCTTGTCCGCCCGGAGGTAGGCGATCGTCGTGCCGTCGTGGCTCACTGCAGGGCTCTGGTAGTCCACGCCGACGTCGTCGAAGAGGGTCGTGTGCGCCCTCGTCGTCGTGTCGATCGACACCAGCACGTTCCGGGCGCCGCGCTGCTCGTGCCGCTGCATCGAGGCGATGAGCGTCGCGCCGTCCGGCGTCAGCGAGGCCCCCGCTATGTCGGCCGAGCGCCCGGGCTTCGGGGTCAGGTCGTTGGGTCGGGGAAGGGTGGCCGGGTACGGCTTCTCGTCGGCACCGGACACCGCGGGCACGCCCGCGGCGTCGGTGGCGGCATCCGCCTTCTCGTCGTCCTCGGCCGCCGAGTCGGCGACGGCGGCGGCGATGGTGTCGGCGAGCGCGCCGGTGTCGATGGTGAGCAGGTGAGGCTCGGCGGGACCGAGGTCGTGGTCCCAGAAGCGCACCGGGTACGTCTCGTGCAGGATCGCGGAGACCTTGTTCTCCTTGCGCGTGGCACGGAGGCGGGCTTCGGCTTCGAGGGTGTCGGCGCCGGGGAGGAGGGATGCCGAGATCACGAGCCGGTCGCTCGCCTCGGCGGTCGCGGCGATGGCGTCCACTCCCCCCGCGAGCCTCGTCACGGGCCGCGCCTCGCCGCCCGCCGCCGGCAGCAGCCACAGCTGACCGGATTCGTCGTCGGCGTCGCCTTCAGCGTCGGGGCGGGCCGAGACGAACAGCAGGTCGCCGCTCGCCGTGAACGCGGCACCGGTCTCGCCCTTCGCGGAGCGGGTGAGCCGCCTCGGCGACCCCGTCCCGTCGGCGGGGACGCTCCACAGCGACCTCTCGTAACCGGTGGCGTCCTTCTTCAGAGCCGCCACCGTGAGCACGGCCGTGCGCCCGTCCGGAGAGAGCGCGAGGGCCTCCACCCGGGGAAGCGCGATGTAGTCGTCGAGGGAGTCGAAGGGCGTCGCCATGGGTCCACGCTAGCCCGGGTGGCGCCCTCCCGCTCAGCGCCAGAGGGTGAGCTTGTCGGGGTTGCGCACGATGTACACGTCGGTGATCCGCTCGCCCGACACCTCGAGCGAGATGACGGCGTCGGCGCGTCCGTCGATCCTCACGAGGAACGCCAGCCCGTCGGCCGTGAACGTCGGCTCGACCGTCGCCGACGGCTGCAGGTGGGGCAGGCCGAGCAGGAACCGCGCGACGCGGTCGGCGCCGAACACGGGACGCCGCGCCGCAGACACGCGTCCGCCGCCGTCCGCGCGCAGGACGACATCGGGGTCGAGGAGAGCCACGAGCCCGGCGATGTCGCCGGTCGCCGTGGCGGCGGCGAACGCCCGCGCGACCGCGTCGTGCTGCTCGCGGCTCGCCGCTCCCGCCCGGCGCTCGCGCACGCGTCGCCTGGCCTGCGAGGCCAGCTGGCGCGCGGCATCCGGAGTTCGTCCCACCGCCTCGGCGATCTCGGCGAACGGCATGCCGAAGACGTCGTGGAGCACGAACGCCACACGCTCCGCCGGGGTGAGCGACTCGAGCACGACGAGCAGCGCGGTCGAGACCGATTCGTCGAGGGTCACCCGATCGAGCGGATCGACGGGCACGGATGCCGCGATCGCCGACTCGCCCGGCACCGGCTCGGGGAGCCACTCGCCGACGTACTTCTCGCGCCGCGCTCGCGCAGAGCCCAGCATGTCGAGGCACACGCGACTGGCGACCCTCGTGAGCCAGGCGCCGGGGTTTCTGACCGCCGCCCGCTCCTCGTCGGCGAGCCGGTACCAGCGGAGGTAGGTCTCCTGCACGGCGTCCTCGGCGTCGGTCACCGTCCCGAGCATCCGGTAGGCGAGCCCGAGCAGGCCGCGGCGCTCGGCCTCGAGCATCTCGACGTCGTCCATGGATCTCCTTCCCTCACATCCTCGACGACGCAGCGGTGCCGGACGTGAGTGCGCACCTCACATTCTGAAGCGCTGTGTCGTCGGAGAGGGAGGAGCGCGAGAATCGCTCCGGAAGGGAGTCATCCATGAGAATCGCCATCGCCGGTGGAACCGGGACGGTCGGCGCTCCGACCGTCGACGCCGTCCGCGCCGCAGGACACGAGGCCGTCGTGCTGGCCCGGAGCGCGGGGATCGACCTCGTGAGCGGCGCGGGACTCGACGCGGCGCTCGAGGGGGTCGACGCCGTCATCGACACCGCCAACGTCTCGACGCTCTCCGCCGACGACGCCGTGACCTTCTTCACGGCTGCCACCGGCAACCTCGTCGCGGCCGCCGAGCGGTCGGGGGTGCGCCACGTCGTGCTGCTGTCGATCGTCGGCATCGACCGGATCCCCTACGACTACTACGCCGGCAAGGTCGCGCAGGAACGGGTGGTCGAGGCATCCGGCGTGCCGTGGACGATCCTGCGAGCGACGCAGTTCCACGAGTTCGCCGGGCAGCTGTTCGAGCGGGCGAAGGTCGGACCCCTCCACATCGCGCCGCGCGCGCGGGTGCAGCCGATCGCGGCGCGCGAGGTCGGCGCACACCTGGTCTCGCTCGCGACGAGCGCGGCGCAGGGCCGCGCCGCCGACCTCGCCGGGCCCCGCGAGGAGAAGCTGGACGAGATGGTGAAGGCGTTCGCGCGACGCGCCGGAAGCCGCGCCTGGATCCCCTCGATCAGCCTTCCAGGTGCCCAGATGAAGGGGATGCGCGCCGGTCTGGCGCTGCCGGGACCCGACGCGACGCTCGGCACCGAGACGTTCGCGCAATGGCTGGCACGAACCGCCTGACCCCCGCGTCGTCGCTCGTTCGGGGCGCGGCTCGGACCGGACACGCCGCCACCACCGGCGCGTCGGAGACGGACCGCGCCCCGAACCCGGGGCATCTCATCGGGGCGAGGCTGCTCTGACCCGGAGACGAGGGGCCACCGGCACCCTCCCGCGAGCGGAGTCCGAGCCGCTGCTCGCACACCTCAGCGGATGCGCGCGGG from Microbacterium sulfonylureivorans includes these protein-coding regions:
- a CDS encoding ABC transporter substrate-binding protein, whose translation is MARFTRTNGRRGLAAVGALTIGALALSACAGGSSDGGDGDTLKLWHYEGEDSAMAKAWNEAIAVFEEETGATVEFEQKSFEQIQKTASQVLDSDAAPDLMEFNKGNATAGFLASTGLIADISDAVDEYGWADKLAPSLQTTAKYSEDGVMGGDTWYGIPNYGEFVGVYYNEDAFAEAGLEIPTTYDEFVDVLDAFVAQGITPLAEAGAEYPLGQLWYQLALAQADRQFVNDYQLYENPVDWQGPELTAATETLKEYVDKGYISSDVSSVKAEDAGVSFINGTAPIFVSGSWWYGRFVEEAGFDWSLQAFPDSKLSLGSSGNLWVVPENAANKELAYEFIDITMRPEIQAIIGNNGGVPVAAEPADITDEKSAELIATFNGVLDNDGLSFYPDWPAAGFYDVIVRELQGLVTGTQDVEATNANLGAEYEEGTADFR
- a CDS encoding STAS/SEC14 domain-containing protein, whose amino-acid sequence is MIETLQGLPDGVLGFRAVGAVEASDYEAVLDPAIDAAIDAGAKVNLVFVLGEEFEGYSLGALWQDAKLEGKPAHAWGRIALVTDHTVIGEIIHGIAFLFPCELRIFAVSALDDAIAWAGEGPKTP
- a CDS encoding LacI family DNA-binding transcriptional regulator, with amino-acid sequence MANITEVAEAAGVSISTVSYALSGKRPVAPDTRRRIEAAVLELGYSPNAGARMLAGSRTQIFALTEPLRKDTHAPTHMAFVLATAVAARRNDYDILLLTDEQAQAGMSRVAANGLVDAILVLDVAPDDARVALARQIATPTVFIGIPDDHDGLICVDLDFEAAAARAVDLLVEAGHVSIGLVGQAETAYLKSNFPPRVRASVLARGAERGVDVAYGTSGGKRAERAAARRTAGRLLDDGATALILHCADEAHAAVLAEVDSRGLRVPEDVSVISVGASFDTTTLAIAVDSIPLIPEASCDLAVDLALQCLGADRPEPGLRLIPPAYNPVGSIAPPPGSPSSGVAAD
- a CDS encoding DNA-3-methyladenine glycosylase family protein, translating into MTSIAPGPLRSGVRDPRPAPDRPLETEYRPRHPLDLHRSVLFFRRGAGDPTMVVSGSVIWRASRTPEGIATLAIRETRPGVVRGAAWGPGREWAIAQLPALCGADDDPSAFDGSRHPLIEEAHRRNPGLRMGRTGLVFDALACAVFEQKVTGMQAFAAWRRIVTWCGERAPGPTPRPMFAPPTVDGWRHVPSWAWHRAGLEPPQSKTIVRSARRGDALVRAVLAAEDGEAVDRVLVSQPGIGPWTSAETRIRALGDPDAVSVGDFHLAYEVGYALTGERVDDDGMLRLLAPWAGQRQRVIRLLYASGVSEPRRAPRLHPEDHRDR
- the sigJ gene encoding RNA polymerase sigma factor SigJ; this encodes MDDVEMLEAERRGLLGLAYRMLGTVTDAEDAVQETYLRWYRLADEERAAVRNPGAWLTRVASRVCLDMLGSARARREKYVGEWLPEPVPGESAIAASVPVDPLDRVTLDESVSTALLVVLESLTPAERVAFVLHDVFGMPFAEIAEAVGRTPDAARQLASQARRRVRERRAGAASREQHDAVARAFAAATATGDIAGLVALLDPDVVLRADGGGRVSAARRPVFGADRVARFLLGLPHLQPSATVEPTFTADGLAFLVRIDGRADAVISLEVSGERITDVYIVRNPDKLTLWR
- a CDS encoding VOC family protein, which translates into the protein MPSLNPYLSFKNEARDAMTFYQGVFGGDLDISTFGQYEGMVQDPAENDLVMHAQLTSPDGFVLMAADTPTGMEYTKPAGISVSVSGDDESSLQGFWDKLADGGTVVMPFDTPPWGGRFGMLTDRFGIDWMVALNAEQP
- a CDS encoding DUF1918 domain-containing protein gives rise to the protein MRATVGDRVIIHGRIVGATERAGEVVEIRGSEEIPLLVVRFDDGHEAILQPGSDCEIRHET
- a CDS encoding winged helix-turn-helix domain-containing protein — its product is MSTTALLERPTVAAPDGATPQTPGSLARTPARHLRAVTSPITTIDAPESPVAEAPATPAAPAPRNLPPGTAPRGFALYVGIDEAKAAASGVSLGVLVEALRRTLGELAPDAETYATVALAPVGSGGRDVDVVRLALHEPSAISRTKQDEPEDEDRAAGGVVVDISRKRVLIDGDSAAFTFKEFELLQYLVLREGRTIERTELVNSLWQGATEDEAPGERTIDVHVRRLRAKLGRYEDIVRTVRGVGYRFDRHADVVIRYGHGTPSPDRF
- a CDS encoding S9 family peptidase, with protein sequence MATPFDSLDDYIALPRVEALALSPDGRTAVLTVAALKKDATGYERSLWSVPADGTGSPRRLTRSAKGETGAAFTASGDLLFVSARPDAEGDADDESGQLWLLPAAGGEARPVTRLAGGVDAIAATAEASDRLVISASLLPGADTLEAEARLRATRKENKVSAILHETYPVRFWDHDLGPAEPHLLTIDTGALADTIAAAVADSAAEDDEKADAATDAAGVPAVSGADEKPYPATLPRPNDLTPKPGRSADIAGASLTPDGATLIASMQRHEQRGARNVLVSIDTTTRAHTTLFDDVGVDYQSPAVSHDGTTIAYLRADKATPAGPADVEVWLADLDGARPRRVAAEWDRWATSLAWDADDAAIVATADDDGRGPVFRLPLDGGAPERVTADDFTYTHVSVDRSTGDLVALRSSWVVPSHPVRIARDGATTPIATPAPAPTAAGSITEVETTAEDGARVRGWLLLPESASADAPAPLLLWIHGGPLSSWNAWSWRWAPLLAVARGYAVLLPDPALSTGYGLEFIARGWNAWGAAPYTDLLAITDAVEARADIDETRTAAMGGSFGGYMANWVAGHTDRFRAIVTHASLWALDQFAGTTDLSVYWQEIFTLEAMAENSPHRFVRDIRTPLLVVHGDKDFRVPIGEGLRLWSELAEHHADDDGRMPHRFLYFPDENHWILKPQHAVIWYQTVFAFLAEHVLGEEPTRPELLG
- a CDS encoding SDR family oxidoreductase — encoded protein: MRIAIAGGTGTVGAPTVDAVRAAGHEAVVLARSAGIDLVSGAGLDAALEGVDAVIDTANVSTLSADDAVTFFTAATGNLVAAAERSGVRHVVLLSIVGIDRIPYDYYAGKVAQERVVEASGVPWTILRATQFHEFAGQLFERAKVGPLHIAPRARVQPIAAREVGAHLVSLATSAAQGRAADLAGPREEKLDEMVKAFARRAGSRAWIPSISLPGAQMKGMRAGLALPGPDATLGTETFAQWLARTA
- a CDS encoding RtcB family protein, whose product is MERLSTRLLSWASLLDEKTVEQARTSARMPFIHPHLALMPDAHLGKGATVGSVIPTLGAIMPAAVGVDIGCGMIAVRTQFTRDQLVSRDLGLLREQIERAIPLSAGHANRKVVATAEPRVAELEMLAEKAGFDPSAYAGHWRLQLGSLGSGNHFIEVSVDELDRVWMFLHSGSRGVGNKIATHHIAVAQRLAKQWWIELPDPDLAYLVEGTPEFTRYIRELRWAQHFALLNREEMMDRVARQLSEVMGEPVVEHERINCHHNFTESERHFGKQVWVSRKGAIQADAGRPGLIPGSMGTASYVVDGLGNPLSLNSSPHGAGREYSRSAARRTFTHAQLREAMAGIEFRDTDAFIDEIPQAYKPIDQVMADAADLVTIRHTLRQLVNVKGD